From the Trichoplusia ni isolate ovarian cell line Hi5 chromosome 1, tn1, whole genome shotgun sequence genome, the window ataatgcgaaatatatttttagaatcaaattcaaattaaaaaaaagtgaacgCGTGATTTTTGACGTTTAATTCGGCGGGAATTTGGGGAAACAAGTGAACAAAATGGCGCGTGTTTTTTGGGTGATTTTAGCGGTATTTCTGGTGATGTCTCCTTGTGAAATGAAGAGGAGGAAAAGTAATGATTACCCGACTGATAAACAGTTGACTCTGCAGAGGAAGGAGACTACTCCAGTGGACTTCACGAGGCTAGTGGTCATGAGACTGGTGTACGGTTTCGCGAAAGTTTTAGGGTTCGAGGAGCCCATTGGTGAAGTGATGAACGGTGCCTTCGTGCCCCCCGGGGCAGACGATGATGATTTTGATGACGATGATGGCAGTGACTTCTTTGACGACTATTAAGTTTAAGTGCTAAAAGTGCGTATTGATACCAAATAATCTGCATTTACCCGAAGcggttttgtaaaatatttattctaattttaagttatttattttagaagtaAGTAGTGCACAGATGTATGtaaggatttaatattttaaacttacacTCAGCTTCTAAATATTATGATTTCTAGAAGTACATTAAAAcctaaaaagtattatttcataaaacgttAGATTACGAAAAGAAGTTTCCACAACTTCGTCTACACTTTTGTGAGACCTAACatgtttcatttcaacaaattaattatccTTATGGATTGACAAGTTTTAAACTTATAGCTTATCAAATAAAGAATTCTCGACAAGTTTTTAGCTTCAATACTTGGCGTTAGGTgacgtttcatttttttaacgcTGCGAGCATTGgccctaaaaagaaaaaaatatttttttattttaaaagttttatttgtttattcaacgaaagtaattaaacattctctcttgtagacttttatttattgatgactatttaattttaagaatgttaattaataatttattaacaacgTACCTGGTAGTAACTAGCCTATTTATTACTgctcaatattaatttattatttaactgtaaatatattttgtatcaattttgtatttgttttattttgtacttaatttaattagtgcCGTGTAGTAGGTACCTAGGTTGTtttttaatcgatatttttctatataataCTCACTATAATCGGTAGATACCAACATAGCTATGCAAAGTCAgttggaaaaaaaattaagtacatgttttgtattataatcgTCACCAGCTACAGGTAGAGCCTGCGGTTTCACAGACTAccacgagtcggactcgcgacactgactCAAAAACATGTCGTTaaggtagttagaagcttgaaagtcggaccaccagtcttactaaggggtatcttgttgcccaggtaactgggttgacgaggtcaggtaggcagtcgctccttgcgaaacactggtacttagtgaAAGCCGATCCCAACACATTTGGGTTGAGGCTAGGATGGTGAGATGATAATGACCAACttctatattaattattgttatagcaagaacagaaatacatcacctatgaaattttcaacaataaaGCTTTTATGAGATACGGTCTGATGACAGGCGGACAGCCAGCGGCGCCTTAGAGaaagggtttcgtttttaaactttgaattcaGAATCCCAATATCTCACttaggtatttataattatttaaagtgaacTATAAAGTTTTTGGAGAGGCacatgtccagcagtggactgcgataggctgatgatgatgatgataaagttTTTATACTGACCTAGAAACCTGTTAGATAGCAATCAAATAGCTACTCACAAATAAcaagcaaatatattttatatatcgGATTGGAATGCTACGATATGATATATGAGTTTAATACCCGCAAGTAATTGGTGAGACCAATTAGCGTAACTTAACATCGTGTACGGCAAATTGATACacttactaattataaaataatgtgaaatacattttatctatATCTTTTGAAACAACTCACGCGTTTGGTATTGTAATGCTTGCATCGAATGGGTTCCACAAACAGGGGATTTTCACGTtcaatgcacaaagacacaaaaaaTCAGGAcgagcattcgaggatcacaaaATCCGGGTCCTGTGCGacaatcgaacccacgacacgttgCACTCATTGGATATAGCGtgatgacttcaaccactcggctatccgtgcagtcgaataTATCGATCATCGTAACAAAAATTGACGCAGACAAAGGCACGGGCATTAGCTAGATATCCAATGAAAGGCAATTTTACCAGTTCTAACGTTCTgtataaaaatcaacaaatataTGAAAACGATATTATTTGTCACAAATCATCATTACAATCAAGAAACCATGACGGATATTCATCAGCCTTATCTTCTTCAGTTATACATTCTTCTTCAAGACATTCTTCCTCAGCACATTCTTCTCCAATAACTTCTTCTCCGGGCTGAGCACAACCCTTCATTTTCCTTATTATATCTCCCCATTTTAACTTTGTGGAGCAAAACGGACAATTACCTTCTATTGGCACATATTCCCCTGGTACCAAGAATAGGTCGGCCAAGCAAGTTATGTGTGCCAAAAGTTCACAACTGGGATTCAAACAGGTGGTCTTTGCTTGGCCAATATTGATGTAGTTTGAACATAATAGGCATTCTTCTGtaaatgttgtatttaaaaGCTTCCGTTTTAGATTTCTGCTCTTTACAGGTCCTTGAACTATAGTCATGTGGTCTGGTGGTTTTCTTTCAGgctaaaagaataaaaaaatgttgttttaagtaTGCAATAATATCGTTTTTTATATATCAAACAATCAAGTAGTAATCGGACTCGCACCACTGAagattctgtacaaataggctaaatataGCTGCTATGAAAATATCAGATTAGCTATCagagttcatgagatacagcatagtgacggatagacagcggtgTCTATACCCATTAGATACAAAGCCCAAAAAGTAAACTGCCTATAAAATTTCTTGACATCAAAGCTTACCCCAGTTACATACTATGACCTTCAATTTTGCCATAAAGCGTAGCTGACAGAAAATGGATACTCCTActctaatatttataactagaccagatttttgttttgatgatcATGTCAACTACATTTTCATGAATATGTTttgttaatgaaattttattcaaCAACAGAGACTTTTTTTAGGCTGTAAGCCGACCCCAATGTTgtcgggaaaaggctaggccgatgatgctGTATAATAAAGAATGCTAGATAAACTTACAGGAAATTCTTCGATATATTCAGTTTCTAGCCACCTTATGATCAAAGGCAGTCTGAACCAGGGCCCCACACGGAGCATCTCACTTAAAACTCTTAGTTTAAACTTAAATTCAGACTCCTTTCTTGGTaccttctttaaatttaaatgctgAAGTCTAATTGTCTTTGTTGGATTCTGCCAGGCCCATTCAAACtacaaagaagttttattttattagattaggTGGACATATTGGtttaaataatggttttctATACATCAATTTGTATACTTACTCTTAATGCAGATATATTATTTGGGAATCCATGCACAATCATCACCATTTTCCTATAAAAATTTGGTATTGCAATTAGcaacataacaaatatttatcttggTAAGTATTAAATGACAACTTTTGATCAATTTGCTTTGCAATCGAAAAAAGATTCAGGTTATTTAGGAGggttacattttgaaaaaataataatttattcttcgGAGCTGCCTTGACAAAGAAACTAGACTAGAAACCTGATCCTCTTTAAAGGCTCAGATAGAGACATTGGTTTTGCCTTGACCAATGTAAATGCAAAGCTAAGCTAGGAAAACAATGGATTACATTCTAGCTAGGGTTCTGTATGTGTTAAGAtgtcttgtttaaaataaaaacaaggaaataaattaatttcttacaGAAAATGCTAGTTGTTCATTCTTACCAAGGCCCCTTGTTGTTGGTCCTATGGGCGCCGCCAGCCCAGGTGCCACGGTTGTGCTGCATAATCCGTCTGTTTGGGTCTCTAGTATACCCTATATATGTACGCCCTTTATATCTAGGgttaatacaatataataaataaacgccGAAAAAATCCTCAACAATTTCTGGCACAATATCAGACATTTTGTAGCTTTATTGAACTTAACTTATTCTTAGTCTAAATAgattcatattaattaaataaagtcatcaattattaaatgaaatgctCCCTCATATTtgattctatttattatttggatCAAATGAAACTTTGCCGGAACATGATTTGTTGTGATTTTACTTTGACAGTTCCCAAACAGCTGAGCCGATTGCGTTTATGTTGCGGCATGACGATGTTAAAAGTAACGAACGAAAactatgttataatatttttagcaaatcttaaactttaatattattatgctagCTCTTTGATATTCTATATACCTatgttaaaatgtataaaactagtttaggtattatgtaaagtatatgatatttatttatattcagatCAATTTAGTTGCATTTTGTAATTGGTAAGTACTTTACCCCATCTGTGGGTAATATTTTAGACAGGTCTTACATTGTCAAAGTCAAACATCAATCTATACTTGTTTTGTTGTCGCTTGATCGtgatttatttaggttttcTATCAGATAATAACAGATATGAAATAATACTGGTTAGCTCAGTCAAGTTAACTTTTCTAAATTTATAAGGTGTCCAACGAATTTATTTCTCAACTAAGATGGCTGATACTAAACTATCgaaaataaaccaaaacattTGCGGCCTGTAAGTATCAAAACATAACCTGTAAACATGTTTatctgtttattattatttgagcCGTGTTTACTATCTGCTCcctataacattaatttattacggATCCTAGTGGATACAcctgatatttaaatatattttcataactttCCAGTTGCAACGACAAACAAAGCAAATACTGTTGCCCTCGTTGCGAGATATTCTACTGTTCTCTAGATTGCTACAAGTCTGAGAAACACCAAGAATGCTCGGAAGGTTTTTACCGCGAATGCGTAAACGAGGAACTGACGTCACAACACACGGACGACGAATCCAAAAATCGAATGATCGATATTTTGAAACGGATGCAGGATGATGacaatattgatattaatgatttaattgagtacgatgatgatgatgagccTGGTGACTCTGATGATGAAGCTGGAGTAGACCTTGAGGAAAGACTCAAAGACTTAAATCTCGATGATGCAGATGCTGTATGGAACGCTTTGACTCAAGATGAGAGGAACGAATTTGAAGCTCTATTAAATCAGGGTGATGTAGGGTCTATATTGCCTCAGTGGGTGCCATGGTGGATGTATCATAAGGAGAAGAAGTTAGTGGAAGATGTCGGTACTAATGATGAAGAGGCTCTAAAGAGTTGTCCTCAGTTGAAAGTTGTCCCAAAGTTTGAGACTTTAACAGTAAGTTATTTGActtgatatatttaaaattcaaaatataaaatgttgattACCATACTCCTCCAAATTTTGTATTGAGTAGTTCTGAAAATCAGTTATTATGTCTATTTTTGGTACCCTTTAGTGGTAAGGGCTATCAAACctaatttcatttttcaatttaaatatcgtttatataccagaattgaaaaaaaatctgtggcaaaataattattttctctgTCAGCTACTAAAGACATGTTTCAGCAAGgtaaaaagatctaaaaaattaagatttatattaaagtttgatAAAGATATCTCCATATTCACCATTTTTGTACTCTTCAACAAGTTGTAACCTGTAAAGTCAGATGGCCTTTTACTAAATGTCATTGCAAAAGTCTATAAAAAGTATCAAAGTTGTAAAAACTTAATCAAATCTAAggcactaaaataaaactataatctACTCAAGTTACGCTATAAAGTAGGTCTTTGTGAAAGTAAAAGAAGCAAAATAGACAGCACACCTTATCAGACCCTTCCTAAGAACATCTGTGCAGGCAAAACTAATTCCAACGGTTTGTGGATGTAtggt encodes:
- the LOC113493349 gene encoding structure-specific endonuclease subunit SLX1 homolog — its product is MSDIVPEIVEDFFGVYLLYCINPRYKGRTYIGYTRDPNRRIMQHNRGTWAGGAHRTNNKGPWKMVMIVHGFPNNISALRFEWAWQNPTKTIRLQHLNLKKVPRKESEFKFKLRVLSEMLRVGPWFRLPLIIRWLETEYIEEFPPERKPPDHMTIVQGPVKSRNLKRKLLNTTFTEECLLCSNYINIGQAKTTCLNPSCELLAHITCLADLFLVPGEYVPIEGNCPFCSTKLKWGDIIRKMKGCAQPGEEVIGEECAEEECLEEECITEEDKADEYPSWFLDCNDDL
- the LOC113493340 gene encoding zinc finger HIT domain-containing protein 2, coding for MADTKLSKINQNICGLCNDKQSKYCCPRCEIFYCSLDCYKSEKHQECSEGFYRECVNEELTSQHTDDESKNRMIDILKRMQDDDNIDINDLIEYDDDDEPGDSDDEAGVDLEERLKDLNLDDADAVWNALTQDERNEFEALLNQGDVGSILPQWVPWWMYHKEKKLVEDVGTNDEEALKSCPQLKVVPKFETLTAVKPSPAIKNNITNVLASYAFIMRYFNGEVDPAEGIVYLLDVCANLESNTNFDDPAVALEAVAQKCLQSELIQTDEASLTVMKKDTFLIIRGPSEENEKFYCKAALSHLHQILTKAKSAEKNKKEENIVKEKMEFSRKFPKHEKEHLPSLDISKVKKCIKKVEYYLSFIESFNMDFDE